Genomic window (Candidatus Methylomirabilis tolerans):
TGGGTGTTGATCTTGAGCCGCGCAAGAATATCCGGGTGGTGTTCAGCCAGATATTGAATGATGGCGACTCCATCGAGGGGGGCCCCGTGGGGCTGACTATCGAGGATCCAATCGCTGAGGGCATCCTTATGCGAGCGGCGTGTGCCCGGATCACTATACAAAATATCCAAGATGTCCTGAACCAATGACGTGCTCATTGCACCACCTTTATGCTGTCTTCTGTTTGTAATGTAACACTTCCTCATTCAATCGACAAGCGGGAAATCTCACCCCAAGCAGAGAGATTGACATCGCAACCCCCTAAATCCTCCCAACCCCCCTTTCTAAAAGCGGGTTGCGGGGATTTAGGGGAGCGATCTGCGTGATCAGTCGATCTCAAACTCATGGATCCCTTTTGGAAAGTTGGTCAGATTCCGGCATCCCGCTGCAGTGACAACGACGAGGTCCTCGATCCGAACGGCCCCTGCGTCCAGATAGTAGAGCCCGGGCTCCACTGTCACTACATGGCCACTTCTCAAGACCCCACCCGTCTTATTGATACGAGGAGGTTCATGGATATCGAGGCCGACCCCGTGACCGGTCCCGTGAAAGAACCCTTGCATCCGGCCGTCTCGCATACCGGTGGTGAATCCATCCTTCTCCAACACGGCATTGACGTCGGCGTGTATGGCCATTCCGTCGGCTCCGTCTCTGATCAACTCCATCCCACGTTCCTGGGCGCGCAGCACCGCCCTGTACATGGCCCGAAGTGTAGGCGATGCCTTTCCCTTCACCACGGTCCGGCTCATATCGGCAAAGTAGCGGCTCCGCCCGGATCTCGGAAAGACGTCGATCACAATCGACTCATGTGCCCTGATCGGCCCATGTCCATGATGGTGAGGATCGACCCCCTGCAGGCCCGACGCCACGATCGTATGTTGCGCCACACACTCATGCTCCATCAACTTCATATGTATCATCTTCTTGAGCGCCTCGGATGTCAACTGTTCGCCGTCGAGGTACAGGAACCCATCGCTCTCTACCCTGGCTGCCCGAATCGCCGAGATCGCCTCGCCCACGGCCTCTTCGGTGGCGCGCTGGGTTGCGGCAATCGCCTCGATCTCCTCTTCGCTCTTGACCAACCGCGATTCAAAGAACGGCTCGCGTTTGACGGACAGCGTGTAACCTCTTGCCCGCAGCCCATCGGCATACTCGACGCCGAAGTTTCCGGGGACCAGCAGATGGTGAGCGTACCGCTCTTGCAATACGAAGTCCAGGACATCCAGCACGGATGGCGCCTCAACACCCTTTTGTCTCGCCTTGCGCTCATACGTACTATAGGAAAGAACCGTATCTACCCTCGCCTCTTTCTTTGCCCGATCCAGCTCCAGGTCGCTCATCACGACAATGTTCTCCGGCCCCGCCTGAACAAAGATAAATGGGTCCGGTACGGCGAATCTGGTCGCATAGTACAGATTCGCATCGATCTCACTGACTGAGATCATGACTATCGCGTCACATCCGGTCGGCTCTTCCATCACCCACACCCCAGGGAGGCTAGACCTTTCGGGCTTGCGCTCGTCATGTGAGCACATACCCCATGCGCCGAAGGCGCGCCCACAGGCATAATAGTCGGCACCCCGTTCCCCCTTACCTTCATCCTCTCCCCCTGCTGGGGGGGGAGAGGAGATTCTATTATTATTATTACGGGGAGCATTAACTAGATCGCACCCTTACACAACATCTCCAGTAACTTCCCCCTTGAAAAAGGGGGACTGAGAGGGTTTTCCCGATCGTTCAACCCCCCCCTTACCCCCCTTTGCCAAAGGGGGAGACAAGCTATTTTATGCTCTGAGTAATATGTCTCGCCCATGGGTGCGGAGCTGCGTCTTTTCTGGTACCCCTCGCCCCCTTCTGGGGGAAAGGGTGCGGGTGAGGGGAGCTATGGCTCACGGACAATCGACCAGCTTACCAAGCTGAGACGAGATATTCATCGAACAGAACTTTGGGCCGCACATCGAGCAAAACTCGGCGCGTTTGAACTCCTCGTCAGGCAGGGCCTCATCATGCATGGTGCGCGCCGTCTCGGGGTCGAGCGCCATCGCGAACTGGGTGTCCCAGTCGAAGTTGACTCTGGCGCGGGAGAGCGCATCGTCGCGGTCGCGCGCGCCTTTCCGACCGCGGGCAATGTCGGCCGCATGAGCGGCGATTTTGTAGGCGATACATCCCTGCTTCACATCCTCCGGCGTGGGTAGGCCAAGGTGTTCCTTCGGTGTGACATAGCAGAGCAGCGAGGTACCGTGCCAGCCGGCAATCGCCGCGCCGATCGCCGACGTAATGTGGTCGTACCCCGGCGCAATGTCGGTCACCAGCGGGCCCAGCGTGTAAAACGGCGCCTCCTGGCAGATCTCCTGCTCCATCCGTACATTCATTTCGATCTGATCCATCGGGACGTGCCCGGGTCCTTCGATCATGACCTGAACATCGTGGGCCCATGCCACCTTTGTGAGCTCGCCCAATGTCCGAAGTTCGGCGAACTGGGCCGCATCCGAGGCATCTGCAGTACAGCCCGGCCTCAGGCCGTCGCCCAGACTGAAGCTGACATCGTATTTCCGAAAGATATGGCAGAGCGTCCCGAAATGGGTATAGAGCGGATTCTGTTGCTGGTGGGCAAGCATCCATTGTGCCATAAGGGCGCCGCCTCGGCTGACAATCC
Coding sequences:
- the thiC gene encoding phosphomethylpyrimidine synthase ThiC; this translates as MIARTTHDNGDCVTQMHYARKGIITPEMTYVAEREDLDAEVIRAEVARGRLIIPCNIHHKSLEPMGIGTVARVKINANIGNSALTSDIDGELQKLKLAIQYGSDTVMDLSTGGQIDEIRHAIIAASPIPVGTVPLYQAVAGVNSVEELTADDMIDMIAHQAKQGVDYMTIHAGVLREHLPLVQSRITGIVSRGGALMAQWMLAHQQQNPLYTHFGTLCHIFRKYDVSFSLGDGLRPGCTADASDAAQFAELRTLGELTKVAWAHDVQVMIEGPGHVPMDQIEMNVRMEQEICQEAPFYTLGPLVTDIAPGYDHITSAIGAAIAGWHGTSLLCYVTPKEHLGLPTPEDVKQGCIAYKIAAHAADIARGRKGARDRDDALSRARVNFDWDTQFAMALDPETARTMHDEALPDEEFKRAEFCSMCGPKFCSMNISSQLGKLVDCP
- a CDS encoding Xaa-Pro peptidase family protein is translated as MEEPTGCDAIVMISVSEIDANLYYATRFAVPDPFIFVQAGPENIVVMSDLELDRAKKEARVDTVLSYSTYERKARQKGVEAPSVLDVLDFVLQERYAHHLLVPGNFGVEYADGLRARGYTLSVKREPFFESRLVKSEEEIEAIAATQRATEEAVGEAISAIRAARVESDGFLYLDGEQLTSEALKKMIHMKLMEHECVAQHTIVASGLQGVDPHHHGHGPIRAHESIVIDVFPRSGRSRYFADMSRTVVKGKASPTLRAMYRAVLRAQERGMELIRDGADGMAIHADVNAVLEKDGFTTGMRDGRMQGFFHGTGHGVGLDIHEPPRINKTGGVLRSGHVVTVEPGLYYLDAGAVRIEDLVVVTAAGCRNLTNFPKGIHEFEID